Proteins from a single region of Antechinus flavipes isolate AdamAnt ecotype Samford, QLD, Australia chromosome 2, AdamAnt_v2, whole genome shotgun sequence:
- the LOC127552287 gene encoding LOW QUALITY PROTEIN: protocadherin alpha-12-like (The sequence of the model RefSeq protein was modified relative to this genomic sequence to represent the inferred CDS: deleted 1 base in 1 codon), with the protein MGISQRGGLGTRQLFFSILFGTAWEIGSGQILYSVPEEAKHGTFVGRIAQDLGLEVGELVSRLFRVVSKGRRDYLEVNVQNGILFVNSRIDREELCGRSPVCSIHLEVIVDKPLQVFHVEVEIKDINDNPPVFTEKQQNVFISESRLLDSRFPLEGASDADIGANSLLKYQLSHNDYLTLEMITKNDKRMLPELVLHKLLDREETPEISLLLTATDGGKPELTGTVELLITVLDVNDNPPKFDKSEYKVKLFENSPNGTLMINLNATDPDKGINGEISYTIKRISPASEKLRFIMNSVTGDIRIHGELDFEDNSVYEIQIIATDRGAPPMVGYCTILLEVVDVNDNAPEMSVTSLSPPVLEDAPSGTVISLISVSDRDSGINGQVTCSLSPPGPFILVSTFRNYYSLVLNSPVDRESVPVYELVVTARDGGTPVLLATARVTVVIGDVNDNAPSFEQPMYTVFVKENNPPGHHIFTVSASDPDALENALVSYSLVERRVGERLLSNYVSVHSESGKVYALQPLDYEELEMLQFQVSARDAGFPPLSSNVSLQVFVLDENDNAPTVLPPHSGVSPVTQLVSQSVTVGHVVAKIRAVDLDSGYNAWLAYELLPEVGVGRSPFRVGLYTGEISTTRALEESDGPRKMLLVLVKDHGEPALSATATITVSLVESGLSVKALSFNTAAAAAGPAPETGLRKEAVLVDVNVYLIIAICSVSSLLVLSLLLYAAFRCSAPPEGVYGLGKPTVVCSNEVENWSYSQQRRQKVCSGEARPKLISWPSALTFPNQMRRVRIPV; encoded by the exons ATGGGGATTTCCCAAAGAGGTGGCCTGGGTACCCGGCAGCTGTTCTTCTCGATTCTGTTCGGCACAGCTTGGGAGATAGGAAGCGGGCAGATCCTTTACTCCGTACCGGAGGAGGCGAAACACGGTACATTTGTGGGGCGAATAGCGCAGGATCTGGGTCTGGAGGTCGGAGAGCTGGTGTCACGACTGTTCCGGGTGGTGTCCAAGGGCCGCAGGGACTACCTGGAGGTAAATGTTCAGAACGGTATTTTGTTTGTGAATTCTCGGATCGATCGTGAGGAGCTGTGCGGccgcagccctgtttgtagcatCCACCTGGAGGTGATTGTGGACAAACCTTTGCAGGTTTTCCATGTGGAAGTGGAGATCAAAGATATTAATGACAATCCGCCCGTATTCACGGAAAAACAACAAAACGTTTTTATTTCAGAATCTAGATTGTTAGACTCGCGTTTTCCACTAGAGGGCGCGTCAGATGCGGATATTGGCGCAAACTCTCTCCTGAAGTACCAACTTAGTCACAATGATTATCTTACTCTGGAAATGATaactaaaaatgacaaaagaatgtTGCCTGAACTAGTATTACATAAACTATTGGATAGGGAGGAAACTCCAGAAATCAGTTTGTTACTGACGGCTACTGATGGGGGAAAACCTGAGCTTACTGGAACAGTTGAGTTACTTATCACAGTCTTGGATGTGAATGATAACCCTCCTAAATTCGATAAATCCGAATATAAAGTTAAACTCTTTGAAAACTCACCAAACGGGACACTAATGATAAACCTTAACGCTACAGATCCTGACAAAGGAATCAATGGAGAGATTTCTTATACAATTAAAAGGATTTCACCAGCAAGTGAAAAATTAAGGTTTATTATGAACTCAGTTACTGGCGACATCCGAATTCATGGGGAACTCGATTTCGAAGATAATAGCGTATATGAAATTCAGATAATAGCCACTGATAGGGGAGCTCCTCCTATGGTTGGTTATTGCACAATCTTGTTGGAAGTCGTGGACGTTAATGATAACGCTCCTGAGATGTCCGTGACCTCCCTGTCACCGCCAGTCCTAGAGGATGCCCCTTCAGGCACTGTTATCTCCCTCATCAGTGTGTCTGACCGTGATTCCGGTATCAATGGACAGGTGACTTGCTCCTTGTCACCCCCCGGACCCTTTATTCTAGTATCCACCTTCAGGAATTATTACTCGCTGGTGCTAAACAGTCCTGTTGACCGTGAAAGCGTGCCAGTCTATGAATTGGTGGTGACCGCGAGGGATGGCGGAACGCCAGTGCTTTTGGCCACAGCCCGAGTGACTGTGGTTATTGGAGATGTAAATGATAATGCTCCTTCCTTCGAGCAGCCCATGTACACAgtgtttgtgaaagaaaacaatccTCCGGGACATCACATCTTCACAGTGTCCGCGTCAGATCCAGACGCGCTGGAGAACGCACTAGTATCTTACTCCCTGGTGGAGCGGCGGGTTGGGGAACGTTTGCTGTCGAACTACGTGTCTGTGCATTCAGAGAGTGGGAAAGTGTACGCTTTGCAGCCGCTGGACTACGAGGAGCTTGAGATGCTTCAGTTCCAGGTGAGCGCTCGGGATGCGGGCTTCCCTCCTCTAAGCAGCAATGTGAGCCTGCAGGTATTTGTGCTGGATGAGAACGACAACGCTCCGACTGTGTTACCACCTCACTCTGGTGTTAGCCCAGTGACCCAGCTGGTGTCACAGTCAGTGACTGTGGGCCATGTAGTGGCAAAAATCCGGGCTGTGGATTTGGATTCTGGCTACAATGCGTGGCTGGCTTATGAGTTGTTGCCAGAGGTAGGCGTCGGACGTAGCCCTTTTCGAGTGGGTCTGTACACGGGAGAGATCAGCACTACCCGCGCCTTGGAGGAGTCAGATGGCCCTCGGAAGATGCTGCTCGTCTTAGTAAAGGACCATGGAGAACCGGCCTTGTCCGCAACTGCCACAATCACCGTGTCCCTGGTGGAGAGTGGATTGTCGGTGAAGGCATTGTCTTTCAATACTGCAGCTGCAGCTGCTGGTCCCGCACCTGAGACGGGGCTTAGAAAGGAGGCAGTTCTAGTCGATGTGAATGTATATTTGATCATAGCCATCTGCTCAGTGTCTAGTTTGTTGGTACTAAGTCTTCTGCTGTATGCTGCTTTTCGGTGTTCAGCACCCCCAGAGGGTGTGTATGGGCTTGGGAAACCCACAGTGGTGTGCTCTAATGAGGTGGAAAACTGGTCTTATTCCCAGCAGCGACGGCAGAAAGTTTGCTCTGGAGAAGCC CGGCCAAAACTGATCTCATGGCCTTCAGCCCTAACATTCCCCAATCAAATGAGGAGAGTCAGAATCCCTGTCTAA